In the genome of Mauremys reevesii isolate NIE-2019 linkage group 6, ASM1616193v1, whole genome shotgun sequence, the window CAGCCGTTCTCCACTGCACTCCCTCCTCTGAGCTCCAGGAGCTCCAGCCCCCTCTCCACCGGCCgcaccccccccggccccctgtTATAGCCACAGCGACAGACATGAAGGGATCCTGCGGTCCCTTAACACCACGCAGGGCTGCTGGGCAATGCTGCCTCGGCGCAGAGAATCACCCACACGACCTGGCCCCCCCCCGACAGTGAGCAGCCCCGAGCCCGCTTAGCGTCAGAGTCCGGAGCACGTCACAGCCCACGACGGTGCAGCTGTGCAGGAGTGACGACCGGCCGGCCAGTGAGGCTGCGATGCCcgctcctgcccgcccctgccctgcccacccctctGTCCGTCCCGCCCCGCTCCGCCCCGCTGCTCTGTCCATcccgccccgctcctgcccctgccctctgtccgtcccgccccgctcctgcccctgcccctcggtCCGTCccgccccactcctgcccctgcccctcggtCCGTccgccccgctcctgcccctgcccctcggtCCGGCCCGCCCCCgcgcctgccccggcccctcggTCCGTCCCGCCCCGCTCCCACCCGCCCGCCCCTCTGTCCATcccgccccgctcctgcccctctgtccgtCCCGCCCCTGCCCTCTGTCCGTCCcgcccccgctcctgcccctgcccctcggtCCGTCCCGGCCCCGCTCCCACCCGCCCGCCCCTCCGTCTGTCCcgcccccgctcctgcccctgcccctccgtccgcCCCGCCCCACCCGCCCCGCCTCTGTCCGTcccgccccgctcctgcccctgcccctcggtCCGTCCTGCCCCGCTCCCACCCGCCCGCCCCTCTGTCCGTCCcgcccccgctcctgcccctgccctcggtccgccccgccccgctcctgcccctgcccctcggtCCGTCCcgcccccgctcctgcccctgcccctccgtccgtcccgccccgctcctgcccctgcctctccgtccgccccgccccgctcctgcccctgcccctccgtccgccccgccccgctcctgcccctgcccctccgtccgccccgccccgctcctgcccctgccctccgtccgccccgccccgctcccaccCGCCCGCCCCTCTGTCCATCCCGCCCCgctcctgcctgcccctgccctgcccacccctgcccctcggTCCGtcccgcccctctcctgcccgcCCGCCTCTGTCCATCCCGCTCCCGCCCGCCCCTCCATCCGTCCCGCCCGCCTCTCCTGCCCGCCCACCCGCCCCTCCGTCCGTCCCGCCCcgctcccgccccgcccctccgTCCGTCCCACCCCGCTCCTACCTGCCCCTGCCTCTgtccgccccgccccgctcctgcccctgcccctcggtCCGTcccgcctgctcctgcccctcggTCCGTCCCGCCCCGCTCCTGCCCGCCCCTCTGTCCGTCCCGCCTCCGTCCGcccgccccgctcctgccctgcccactcCCGCCTCAGTCCGTCCCGCCCCGCTCCTgcccgctcctgccctgcccactcCTGCCCCTCGGTCCATCCCGCCCCGCCTCCCACCCGCCCGCCTCTGTCCATCCCGCCCCGCCTCGCCCGCCCCTGCCCGCCTGCCCCTCCGTCCGCCCCGCCCgctcctgcctgcccctgcccctccgtccgtcccgcccccgcccctgctccccccgcaTGGGACCTCGGCTGCTGAGCTTGATGTCCATGGGGAACTGTGAGGCCATGGCCAGCAGGTTCTGCTGCAGAGCGTGTTGCATcagccgctgctgctcctccGCCATCAGCGCCATCTTCTTCTCGGGCGGCTCCCCTGTCTCCAGCTTCTCCCGCAGCTGCTCCAGCGCGGCTGCCTGGGACGCGGCTGCCGCCTGGGCAGCGGCTATGTGGTGCCCTGCCAGGCTGACGGGGATGGCGATCCGGCTGGGCACGGCCGCCGACAGGATACCGTCTTCTGGAAccacagggagggggaaggggctcaggggctggcagccgggccccggggccagaggggggctgggcaggatggtcctggcGGCGCTGGGTCCGGAGAGACTCCGGGAGTGCAAAGAGCAGTTCCTGCGCCCGGCTGCATGACGAGGAGCAGAGCAGCTCTCGGAGCTCCTGACCCCTCCCAGCCGCTGCTGCCCGTCTCACCAAGGCCCCGCGATGGGGAAGCACCTTAGTCCGGACGCTTCCTCAAAGCAGCTGGGCTGGAAAGCCAGGCTGGGGTCCCCCAGCGCAGGGACACAGCAGCTGGGCCTACGTGCCCAGGGACTGCAGCGGTGTCGCTGGGAGGGCATCTCCCCTCTCCGGGGCTCATCAGGGGCTTGGCTAGGGAGCTGGGCACATCACCTGCCTCCAGGAAGCTGCCCAGGGTCATCCATTAGCACCAGCTGGTGGATCCCACCCCAAGAATTGCCTGCACCTTGGCCTCTTCCAACCTCCTCCATGCGGCTCCCCCCCGGGTCCCTGCTCTGGGGTCTCCAGCAGCGAGTTCTCCACAACTGTGATGGGCCAGGTTccttcctggggcagctcccgcGGCTGGATCCCCATGATCCACCCACTAGCCGGCTTGCGTGCAGCACGAGGGACAGACCCCACAtctcctgccctggggccagaggcGAGCCCCCACTAGCTGCTGGCAGGATGCTGCGAACAGGCCCGATCCGTCGCTGTGGGGCTtccactccccgccccacccaCCTTTCTTAATGGCGTGCACTTGGCTCCTCTGGCTGCAGCTGTGCGTGGAGATGGCCAGGGCCGGCACGGGGATCTTCGGGGAGGCCAGCATGGCCGGGGTGCCCACGGGGGAGTAGCTGAAAAGTGCCGTCCCAAAGCTCTGCCTCCGCCCCTCTCGCCGGTTGCTGTCGATGGCGGCCTGGAGCTCGCCGGGGGAGCTGAGGGCTCGTTTCTCACATTCGTAGGGGTACAGGTATTTCATGTATCTGCAAGGGGGCACAGAGGGTGATGAGCCCCTGGCTGTGATTGGTGGCatattccacccccacccctgccggcTGAGCCAGGACCCCGGCCTGGTTAATGGCCCCATGGGGTTCAGAGCAATGCTCCCATCCAAAGCCaatggctcccagccccacacgcCCTGTGCTCAGCTACGCTaggccataggcaccgactcccaGGGTGCTCCAGGAGACAGAAAAAGtagcaggtgctgagcacccattggCAGCTAAGCTGcgccctcccctccgccccccaacccccattCCGCCAGCGCCTCTCACCTGCCCGCAGCCCCTTTGACcaactcctcccccacctcccagtgcctcccgcccacagCTAAGGGACAGTCCCTGCGGTGGGCAGAGGAAGGGCCTTCAGCGTCCCTGTGGACGGCCACCAGAGGGCACCATCGCGCACACGCAGGCCATTATCCGTTATAACGACCACACCATCATCACTACTGCACCCGGCCAAACCtcctgcgggaagcggcagccgcTGGGCTggcgctgggagtggggctgagcACGGGAGTGATCCAGCTGCCACCACAGAGGGGTGGGTCCCCCTCTCCAAAGCCTGCTCCTCCCAATCTGGTTCACCCCTTCCCATAACCCGCCCTTGCCCCCCCTCCAGACCCTGCCCCCTTggcactcccagcccagctctctcCCGCCCCCCTGCAAGGCGGCAGCAGCTCACTGCGTGCGGAGTGTGAACGCCGCGCTGGTGATGGACGTGGGGAGGTTGAGGCCTTTGGTGATCTCCCGCCAGATCTTCTTGTTGATCACTTCGACCAGGCCACCCTTCTCGGTCACCAGCCGGTACAGCGCGTACAGGTCCAGCACCTGCTTCGCCATGATGGGGATTCGGTTCACCGGAGTCCCTTCAagagacagagacacagagagagagagaaagggtgcGAGTGAAAGAGAGAACGCGTGTGCACCGGAGAGCACGAGGGTGTGCGTGTGTTCACGTGTGTGCCAGGCAGAgagattgcacaagagagagcgAGAAAGGGGGGCTGTCTGACATACACCATCGCCACCCTGCTTGGCTGCTTCCCGGGAAAGACCCCGCAGGTGCAGTCAGTTTCACGCTGCTGGGAGGAGCTGGGCAGAACCAGGGGAAGTTTCCCCTCACCTCACCCCCAGCACGCGGCAAGACCCCGTCTCGGGGGCAGCGAGTCCCTGCTGGCTCTGCCGGCTCGAGGGCGGATTAGTGCTCGCTGGGCCGGCTGGTTCTGTAACATGGCGCTAGGAACGGGGCTGAGATCAGCTCATCACGCCCTGGCTCTGCAGCCCATGTCCCCTGCTCCCCGGGCTGGGCTGGAATCAGCGCCCCCCGGAGGTGAAAAGCTTTAGAAGCGAAGTCCCCGTGGGTGCCCCCCACAAGGAGGCAGAAGCGTTAGCTcgttcccagccccctgccctgcgggGGCAGCCTGTACGGTTAATCACACGGCTGCTGGCTCAGGCAGGGCGCCCAAGGGGACGAacctgaaatgccaccaaagaatCAGAAGTGAAGTCATGGGAGCAAACCCTAAAAAGGCCTGAATGAAAAAAAGTGACTTTGCTCGGCTGCTGGAGCTTCCAGGAACTCCacgtcccagccacagcccccagcgCAGGGCACGAGAACAGCACCAGGCCGAGGGCGGGAAACTTGGCCAGAGCCCGGGAGCCTCCTCCACTTTGGCAGCTGTGGAGCAGATTGCAGCCACCACCCAGTTCAGTGCTGCCCCAGGCCTGCGGGCACACAGAGCGCAGCACACCGGGGCCACGCCGAATCCCACAGCGACGGCGCTCACCACCTCCTGCTCCCGTTCTCAGCCGTGTGCGGGGTCTATGAGACGCAGTGGAGCAGTTCTGGCTCTGACCTGTAGAGGGCAATGGTGCACCCGCAAGGTGTGGAGAACTGGGAGGCATTAAGTCAGCGCAAGGTGTGGCAATGCATGATGGGACCTGTAGTCTTTCGGGATCCCACAGTGAGCGCCAGGGGCTGCATTTGGGTGGCGGCGAGATTCTTCCTGTGGCTCTTGGGCTCTGCATTAGCCACGACTCGAGTGCACACGGTAAATGGGGCAGTGTCAAAGCACACAGCTGTGGAGGCTGCAATTCCACCATGGCGGGTCCTGGGGACTCAGGCTTCGCTTGCGGGGGGCGGAGCCGGTGCTAGCGGGACCCCCGGGCTAGGAGAGCTGCATTATGTCCCATTGGGGGGTGCCCCTCCTTACCCAGAGCAGCTCCGGGCTCTGGGGCCGAGCGCATCAGCTCATTCCCCCGATCCAGACGGGTTTGATCCAGGGCTTCTGCTCGGCCCAGACAGACCAAGGACGAAGATGGGAGCTGGGCTGCCCTTTTCCCAGGACACTGGGGGCTGTGCCGGGGGCTCAGGCCCTGCCACATGGCTAGTGAGAGATTCCTGGATCTGACCCAGGAGTGGGACACCAGCAATGCTTCACGTCAGGCTGGAAGCTGGCGGAGGATTCCTGCCACGGGCGGCACGGAGTGACTCGCTAGGGCCTCTTTGCCAAGCACCCTCCAGGTCCCACACGGCCGGGCTCCTACCCGCCTCGAGGACTGAGCCAAGCACCCCGGGAGGCTACGGGGGAGGGACGAGGCCCTTGGACAGCAACTGGCATTGTGGCTACAGGCAGCGGAGGCCTCGGGTGTCCCTAGGCACCAGCTGGGTCCCTAGGCAGCCCGGGAATGAGCCAgcccagctgcccctgggctCAGCGGTGACGCTCAGTGATGCCAGGGCTGGCGACGAGGCAGCAGCTGGCCGCGCGGGGACGGCAGCTCACAGCTGCAGAGCGGCGTGGGAGCGAACGAAGGGTTTAGGATCGCGAGGGTGGGGGTGTGACGAGGCGGCTCCGGCGGGACCCCactgaggtgccaattcaggaccaattgctccaacagggcagtcacagccctaggctggggtctctccacctctaaggcaccaaACCGGCCAGACAAAAAGGGACTcgggtctcaccccactggctaaccacaagtcacacaagcaatttccttagacactccagtctcccagtatcaccaccagtgccactcgtcctggggatgaatggttatgaaaaccaacaccccaataaaagaaaaaggttccctcgatcccgaaggaccaagccccagacccaggtcaatttacacatcagatcttacccacaaatcatgctgttgccaatcctttagaatctaaaatctaaaggtctattcataaagggaaaaaggtagagatgagagctagaattggttaaatggaatcaattacatacagtgatggcaaagttcttggttcaggcttgcagcagtgatggagtaaactgcaggttcaaatcaagtctctggaacatcccccgctgggatgggtcattcagtcctttgtgcagagcttcagcttgtagcaaagtccctccagaggtaagaagcaggattgaagacaagatggagatgaggcatcagccttttatagtttttccaggtgtaagaacctctttgtccttactgtggaaatttacagcaaaatggagtctggagtcacatgggccagtccctgcatactttgctgagtcacaaggcgtgtctgccttctctccatgggtcaattgtgtagctgatggtccttaatgggccatcaagcaggctaggcagagctaacaccaacttgtctggggtgtcacccagcagcacagcataagtttgaaatacagacaggatagagccaatattcataacttcaaccacaaaatgatacacagacatacagacaccataatcctaaccagcaacccagaacctggtcttagacaccttatatgaccccctttacctaagatttggtgccactactggaccttggttgcaaaccatgttctatatgttCCCAgcttatatcaataacgtcacacacccaatgcaaaattgatgcaggaagggatgacaaaacatcccTGAccgcatcccaagagccccccatccttgggtctgtctcactacagctagtgttgggctagaggccgcaccagtgtataaccgaaatggtttatcaaagtcatgttcaataacatgaatggatctctttacaaactaaAGTTAAaacttggtttgaacaacaggGGATGGGATCTGCTTTTGCCTAAcagaagtcactggctgatggggtgggctctctgtgctaacagctattagcaagtctttcttttccctcccagccaggtaatttgcattaacacaaacactagcttttaacttcttagctgctaccatttccaaggctggactctgtcttacagagataccacacaaatccaaagggtctgagggtgagagctggcttgctctcccctgcatcctcaagcattcagccataaaactgttctgctctgaaacaccagtaactgaatctgtcctcagaccctgaagcacagactgctcactcacagAATCAGCCTGGAGAcagtcctgtcccaacaccattgtcttcccaacaagctggccacacacagccaggtggttatagggctgctcaactttgttaacagcttctactccacctgagaccttttcaaagctgcccacactggatctctcaaaaggaaagtcagtggatccattcacaacagaaaatttctggctgttaggaactgaaactttcttgattaaatcactttcacacccttcagttgcagtaaactgcttgcacaggctttttttttttttttgaatctaaaatctaaaggtttatttacaaagggaaaaaggtagagaagagaggtagaattggttaaatggaatcaattacatacagtaatggcaaagttcttagttaaggcttgcagcagtgatggcataaactgcaggttcaaattgagtctctggaaaacatcccccactgggatgggtccttcagtcctttgtgcagagcttcagtttgtagcaaagtccctccagaggtcagaagcaggattgaagacaagatggagatgaggcattaggcttatatagacttttccaggtgtaagaatccctttgtcttcactgtggaattttacagcaaaaatatggagtctggagtcacatgggccagtccctgcatactttgctgagtcacaaggcgtgtctgccttctctccatgggtccattgtgtccttaaggattcctttccctaggagcttctctaagcagcaattcacccctcacagaaattctgcccttcccctcttcacctagggcttgctctaaaggaacccTTCCCTGAGCAATCACAGACTCttgctgggtctcacttacattcaGAATTACCTCTGGCCCAACAGGCAGAttcctacacaatcccctttcaggcaaacctatagactttctagataacaggtcagaagcactctccttcccttggccatgaacaagttcaggaatcttttccttcttgctacaagttgtcaaactgtcagtaggtaacacaattaaatgaccttcatgctctccttgtgccctggctggggtatcaccctgatcagacagagctgctgcacccttttccaaccacacattagcaactggcaaactacaagcaccagaattgtctgttctctgggattttgctaagacactaactggatgcaacctagtcacagtgccattctccccagcagacacaaacttaggaccattcccttctTGGGCTTTAGCTGTATCCACAaccaactgaatcaccctcaaccatcacaggctgaaaggccccttctgtctgctccacagacacagaagagccagagacacattctccttcaccagacacacagcttgggattttacttcccttgtcccagcacacagggctgttcacagacaactgcttggagaccgggGTAGctccctccataggcaagtcaacacccctgacagagacaggcacattcccttcactgtcacatttctccacacaggaaacaggtaaggaaTAGGGACACTCctcttccactatccctgtcttctcaaactgctgactagacaaagccatcagctcacaaggctgcctaggctcctccaaactttccctaccaggcacattgcctctcccaacagataagctgctgcttttttcactacactgagctacttttagcaaatcacagttacccatttcaggtttacttttacaagctgtactagccaccaatccatcacccatcacaaatctcccctctccttcctcagttagggctttaacctgaccatttactttaatctgctcctgagaaatattttcctcaccaatgagatctttctgctcttgatctaacccCAGATTCccttctgagacattagacagacattcagaaactccactcacagacacactgctttcttgcacagacaaacctttggagcaacccacctcaggcaaatcattgcccacaatagacacaggtttaagatcattcctctcctgtgactggctacctggactgaacaaagctgtaacattctccccaattaaaagatctttaggcaataacttcctgacgccagctatcacttcatgctgagccccattccactcaaggtggattctggctaaaggcacacggacagtaaactcacagaggatcacaacattcacactctgatttggtaaataatcttcctctttgaccagatctgctttaacaagagtgatgttagaagccataatttgccctaaacagcttttaccattgacttttacacactctatgaattttccattccCACTCCCatccatagcactggcacaatttaagGGGCCACCctctactgaacacacagtaacagcattgacataaaaggtggcattgttggggtacatttggttacccccagacaactgctcagagttatacaacataccaacattgttacaaactggactttcaagaggatacagtctctgctgttcttccattgcttttttgacttggagccgGAGTCTAGCACtttcttgttgcatctgttgagttttctcctcagcagccagcagctccttacgagctttttcttctctcttagcagcttctttctccagctgggccaaggcttgctcctcttccattcgaatttctgcccgTTTTTGCTCATGTTCAAATTGCAGGCTGTCCATCAgagcttgcagtttccttgcttttcctgatgctctctgtctcgtggtcactgatctttaaccaaccaaactctcaatcccaaatttcaaatttggacagcgtggggttctgacccaaagcttaattgacctggttctgtggatccaagcacgactacgccactgtgacggtgcGGTTccggtgggacccaactgaggtgccaattcaggaccaattgctcaaacagggcagtcacagccctaggatggggtttttccacctctaaggcaccaaaccagccagacaaaagggacttcggtctcaccccactggctaaccacaagtcacacaagcaatttccttagacactccagtctcccagtatcaccaccagtgcacttgtcctggggatgaatggttatgaaaaccaacaccccaataaaagaaaaaggttccctcgatcccaaagaatcaagccccagacccaggtcaatatacacatcagatcttacccacaaatcacgctgttgccaatcctttagaatctaaaatctaaaggtttattcataaagggaaaaagatagagctgagagctagaattggttaaatgcaatcaattacatacagtgatggcaaagttcttggttcaggcttgtagcagggatggaataaactgcaggttcaaatcaagtctctggaacatcccccgctgggatgggtcattcagtcctttgttcagagc includes:
- the ARID3C gene encoding AT-rich interactive domain-containing protein 3C — encoded protein: MPILGGSRRRGWPGEEKLRRGQAEPGSGQLRSALGSRIQQYPAAARCGLPPGGRLGGSPPGPGAPEPAAEEEEEDLEEEAGAARYPQQHPEPARSLSPPRQPPPQHHEWTYEEQFKQLYELDDDPKRKEFLDDLFGFMQKRGTPVNRIPIMAKQVLDLYALYRLVTEKGGLVEVINKKIWREITKGLNLPTSITSAAFTLRTQYMKYLYPYECEKRALSSPGELQAAIDSNRREGRRQSFGTALFSYSPVGTPAMLASPKIPVPALAISTHSCSQRSQVHAIKKEDGILSAAVPSRIAIPVSLAGHHIAAAQAAAASQAAALEQLREKLETGEPPEKKMALMAEEQQRLMQHALQQNLLAMASQFPMDIKLSSRDDRQETALNLSTNGISSINMSIEINGVVYTGVLFARRPLVPGASGSNSSRSSHGRSSPVPAQNQRLSASSRSHTPASASP